AATTTGACCTAGTTCACCCGGTCTTATCTCTGTGTACTCGtcgccccctccaccctccctgctccccctcaacgGACAGTGTTACAAGAGCATCAAGGACAGCACCCCGAACACGGAGCTCCCGCTGAACCTCTGCAACGTCATCTACGTCCCCAAGGAGGGCCGCAAGAAGAGGCACGAGCTGCGCTTCTCCCTGCCTGGCGGCGAGGCCCTCGTGCTGGCCGTGCAGAGCAAGGAGCAGGCCCAGCGCTGGCTCAAGGTACCGCCCCCTGCCCCGAGGGAACACCACATAACGCCCTGTAGCACTCAGCTCTTCAAGGCccctgtgtgttcagtgtgtgagcAGGAGGCCCATGATCCGCTCGGGCTGAGAGCCTCCTCACTCATAGGCCGTGAGTGAGGAGGGTTGAACAGGGTTGTGAAGGAACTGAGCAGGAAAATGAGACTCACAGAGACATGTCTATacaggcatatatatatatatatatatatatatatatatatatatatgcagacATATATTCACAAACATATTTACAGACATATATACAGACATATTTACAGACTTATACTACGTGTGATCGTCAACACACAGTACAGCTGCATTATAGAATTAGAATTAGAAAACAACGTACATATAACCGACCGAAGGCTGGCGATACACTGGCACAGGGAGGCTGCAGTTTAAAACAACAACCCTGGTATGGAATGATGTGGTGGTCAGCGTTGCTCCCCTCCGCCCTTCAGGTGGTCCAGGACGCCAGCAGCGTGAACAGCAACACAGAGTCCCATGAAGGAGCCCCGTCCCCCATCATCCAGAGGAAGATGGAGCTCGAtaaggtgggtgtgtgtacgttttGCATGGAGTCTGTCCATGGGAGGTCGTCAACCCGAGTCTCGCCTcccatctgtccctctctctttctatccatctatacgtctgtttgtctgtctgtgtagcccccctccacctcctttcctttccagcttctctttccctcttcttcttcttcttctcctcctcctgtaagCTGGAGGAAGATGGTCAACGCTGTTGTTCTCTGTTCCCTCCGACCAGATGCGAGTGACGGACAAAGGGGCCTCCGACTCGGATAGCGGGCCCCCAGGGGACCCCCTGGCCCCCGGGAGGGACGGCGACACGCTAGGTAAGGTTCCTCTGTTAAACCTGGTGGGGAGCGTGGGTTACATGAGAGGGCcctggttcaaaccccaatcgGGCGAAGGTTGTGACAGGGCTGTGGTCCTACGGGTTGGCTCCATGCAGGACACTGTTGTTTGGGGTACACTCCCACCTGGGCCCCCACTAACACACCAGCCCTAATGGACTGGCTGAGCCTGGATCTCATCTTCATGGGTCAACGCATCACAGCACAAACCTCAATCACCAATCAAATATGAAACACTGATTCAACTCACGGTAAAGAACAAACTCAGAGTAAAGGACCaaagcatacaaacacagacacgttTCAGTGcgcacaaaaaaaaatacacacagagcATAGAAACACAGAAAGGATGAGGCCTGGAAGGGTGGAATAACAGATGACAGCGAGGCGGGTCAAAGGCGAACATGGAGATGTTCTCTGTGCTTGTTTACGGCCAGCGGGACCCTGAACCCAGCTTAACACGGGACAGTTTGCCGGACACAGGAAGTGAGGCAGCGCCGATAGAGTATCCTTCCTGTATTCTTCCTGCCATTGTGCGGACATCACAGGAAGTAGACTGGGCGTGGCGTGCTGCACCTGGAGGTGACCTGAAATACACACCGTAGATCGTAACCCAGTGTCTACAGCTGTTACTTGGAGTGTTCACCATGTATCCTTGATTGCCTCTTCTATACTTCTATACTACTATATAGCGTATGCTTATGTGAACAATGTCATTATGAGACGTATTTGGGGCAACAACCTTCATGAACAAAATGTCTCGATCATGTTTGTTTGAGAGAAATATTAAGACATAAACAGATTTTTGATTACTATAATCAAATCAGATTTGATTATAGATTCCAAATTCCGCTGTTTACATTGCAAGGCCCATTACACTCCCAGCCGCCTCAGGCCGTTCACACAAGGAGCTCACGAGAGATCTCTGTTTGATATGTACAGGCCTGTACAGGTTCAGGTGTGTATCTAATGCACAGTCTCTGAGAAGGGGCAGGAACTGAGGGGCCGCGGTCTACCAGCGGACATTGCTTTGGATGATGCGGCAAATCGAGTTCAATAATAGAAATGCAGCGATAAGGACTCATAGAACCGTAGGCTAGTACGGCAATGTTTTAGACAAAACAAACGCGCCCTTGTATCGCGTATTGTTGACGCCCAGTGAGGTCTGAGGTGATTTCAGCGTCTCTCACACAATTCCAGTGTTGGTTGACAACTGATGTCCACGGGCCCTTTCCCAAATGCACTCTTTCCCTGCAAAGTTCCAGAAGATGTCATTCATGGGGTCATGTGTGAATGGGAACAGGGATAAATTCCCTGGAAATCTGCACCAGTAATTTGCCTGTCGACGATCTAGTAACATTTCCAGGTCACGCACGGTTGTGTTGGGCATTAAAGCAGTCACATTGCCGGGAGAAGCATAAAGGTCTTATGTCTGTCACACAAGATGCTTTCACGTCAAGCCAGCAAACCAATCACAATGCTCCAACATCTATGAATCGTTGGCTGTTTATCTTAACGTTCCAATGCGTTTCTGGTCATTCGCTCACAATATCGATGATATCTCTAGCCTTTTCATAGAATGGCTGAAATCAAAATGAGCGAGGTCCTCTCAGTCTGTGAGTTTTACGGCGGTGAATCGATGAATGTGTTGCAGTAGCCCCCTCTACTGGACGGCCCCTTGGCCCTTTCCATTCCAGCGTTGCTATGCCATGTGTTAAAGGGGGCAGTACGGAGATCTTCCAGAACATAGCTGTGTGAGTAGGGAAACTCCCGGGCAGTGCTGAAAGGTTATCCCAGTAATTGACCAGGAACCATGTGGCTTTCCTCTCTCGTCTGACCGTTCAGGTTTTGAAGAGAGGAAACACTTGTGTAGACAAGGCCTTCACCATTCATgggttaaaaataaaatgtatgcttttattttttgtattgtattgtttctAAAATGTACCAACTTTGAATTTGTTTTTAAAGGCCGGGGAAAACGGGGACCACTGTCTGAGCTCACGGGATCCATGAAGAAAATCAACCGCATCATCAGCTTCTCCAAACGGAAGCCCCCCTTGCCAGGAGACCCACCCTCCTCGTCTGATAACCAAGACAACACTTGCACCGGTGAGCGCAACCATTTAAGTCAAGAATGGCTCATTGATGTTACCGCAGATTGATGAATACCCAATAGTATCATAGAGCAATTTctacctgacctctgaccttcctTTTGTAGACAGTACATAATCATACAAATCTATTTAATCTGCACTACACTTTTCTAGTGCAGTTTTTTAAATcattatattataaaataatttGAAAGTTTAAAATAACAGCGCACCCAATCTTCAGCCAATCGATGCACAGATTTTTctctataaatattttttttctcatccACTTTTTCTCTAGCTTGgttccgcccgcctaagtacttctgctcaatttgaatttcccttcagtactaggtctgggtttgggtatgttagtgggttttctccgtctaaattttctgcgtccaatcagcgaacagagggagtggctgagatcaatgacgttaaagtcagctctctttgacggacatcttcgcgcacggtgtttggtttgtttacagcctgcgcgcaacgtgattcacggccaaacgttagcgatttgttatggcagatccagagtggcactgggcagatccaatagttttaacttaaacagacacccgccttcaagtgagttaacgtttgtcaaatgagtaggtccagactctgtacaaatgaaatgaagtacgagagtctggtagaaccaggctacttTTGCCCCATCCAATGTCGGAAAATCTCAGAAGACACTGAAATTGATATATCTACAAATGTCGCAGCAACCCAAGCCACCAGAGGGTGCCAACGAGAACCAGatatagtgcaggtttaagatGTTTGACAGAAATATATTTAGGTTTTTCAAAATGCTAGCAATGCATGATGATAATCTGAACACATATGCGCTTTGTTAATTTTATTGGTGACTTCATaccaaaataatgaatgaatgaatgatggtGACTCGACCGTGAACCTGGAAGACATGACTAAACGATGCTGAGTGGACCCTGAGCCTGGAAGACATGACTAAACGATGCTGAGTGGACCCTGAGCCTGGTAGACATGACTAAACGATGCTGAGTGGACCCTGAGCCTGGTAGACATGACTAAACGATGCTGAGTGTGTGCAGGCTACCTGAGCGTGTGTCTGGGCGGAGCCTGGAAGGAGCGCTGGTGTGTGCTGCGTGGGGGGACCCTGTACCTGCAGCGGGACCCGGGGGACACCCGCCCCCCCGTCATCGCGGTGCCTCTTGTGGGGGCCGAGGTGGTCCCCGGGGGCCTGGGGCCCAAGCACCCCTTCTCCTTCCGTGTGCTGCAGGCCGGCAAGGAGCTGCTGGCGCTGGAGGTACGAAACAACCCACTTAACATACATATAGAACACAATGTATGGCCTGTATAGTAATAATGTTCTCTGTACAGGACTACATACACAGCTACATAACATATAGAACACAATGTATGGCCTGTATAGTAATAATGTTCTCTGTACAGGACTACATACACAGCTACATAGCATATAGAACACAATGTATGGCCTGTATAGTGTATAGTGTTGTCCCTGTGCTGGATTCAGGGAAAGTGGTTTTCCGAGTTGAAatagataatgtgtgtgtgtgtgtgtgtgtgtgtgtgtgtgtgtgtgtgtgtgtgtgtgtgtgtgtgtgtgtgtgtgtgtgtgtatgtgtgtgtgtgtgtgtgtgtgtgtgtgtgtgtgtgtgtgtgtgtgtgtgtgcaccaggcTAGCTGCTGGGAGGATCTGGGGCGCTGGCTGGGTGTATTGCTGGCGAAGACGGGCTGCAGCACCCTGCCAGAGGAGCTGCACTACGACTACATAGACGTGGAGACGCTCAGTGACATCCAACACGCTGCCAGGAACTCCTTCCAGTCAGTCTGCACCCTCTCTGCCTCAACTCACCCTCTCATTCTACCTCAACTCACCCTCTCATTCTACCTCAACTCACCCTCTCATTCTACCTCAACTCACCCTCTCATTCTACCTCAACCCACCCTCTCATTCTACCTCTACTCACCCTCTCATTCTACCTCTACTCACCCTCTCATTCTACCTCAACTCACCCTCTCATTCTACCTCAGCTCACCCTCTCATTATACCCCAACTCAACCCCTCATTCAGCCTCAACTCGTCCCCTTATTCAGCCTCTACTCACCCTCTCATTCAGCCTCTATTCACCCCCTCATTCAGCCTCTACTCACCCCCTCATTCAGCCTCTACTCACCCCCTCATTCAGCCTCTACTCACCCTCTCATTCAGCCTCTACTCACCCCCTCATTCAGCCTCTACTCACCCCCTCATTCAGCCTCTACTCACCCTCTCATTCAGCCTCTACTCACCCCCTCATTCAGCCTCTACTCACCCCCTCATTCAGCCTCTACTCACCCCCTCATTCAGCCTCTACTCACCCTCTCATTCTGCCTCTACTCACCCCCTCAGCCTCTACTCAATGATTTTGATTCCCTTGGTTTGTTTATtaaggtctgtctgtctgtctgtctgtctgtctgtctgtgtccgacAGGTGGGCTAAAACAGGCACAATTTCCTCTAGCAGCAATTCAGTCGACTCCAGAATGTATGACGAGGTCTACGAAAGTATTCTGGTGAGACAATACATTTTTGTGATCATAAAGCTGAAATTGGTTTTATTCCCAACGCAGGAATAATAATGAAAGCATCAGTTGCTGAAGGTGTAAATACCTCATGCTCCCTTAAAAGTAATTCACACTATAATACACTGGTACACTTCTAAATTATGTTGGGTGAACACCATGACATGACAGCTTCACTCTGCTGCTGCCAACAGCTGTTACTGTTGGCTGAACATTCCGTCATTAATGATGATCACCACATATCAAGAATAATATCAGAACAGCTTTGGACCTCCAGCCCGGCCACCCAAACACAGCCTGCATCTTCCTTCTGTATTTGTAATCACTTTCAGCCACATACGACAACATCCTAAGCTAACAGTTTGAGTTTTAGGGTAATGTTTGTGAATATAATCTATGTATGtccatgtatatgtatgtgtgtgtgtatatctatatgtatgtatgtaggtataatatatatatactcccGGGCAGGATGGGGCAGTGGAGGCCAAACCAGGCCAGGTGAGACGCCacgcctccttctccagcagagGCTCTGATAGGACGGAACAGCAGGCGGCCGTGAAGAGACACGCCTCCAGTCAGTATTCACCCCTTACCTGTTTATTGCAGTATCTATTTCTCACGTGGACGTCCCGCATGTTAGTTAGTCTCTCCGTGATGGCCACACTCCCTGGCTCTCTAAAGCCACGTCAAGGTCTGGAGGTCTTGTTTAATGACGGAAACAGACCACTTCCTGtgagtgttagggttagggtcgagTGCCTGGCTCGAGGGCAGGGGCGACGGGTTCTCAAGCGCTGAGTGGTTTTCCAGACGTGAACCAGTACGGTCGTTACGGGAAGACACGGGCGGAGGAGGACGCCAGGCGGTACCTGAggcagaaggaggagctggaggaggagaaggagcagctgAAGCACACCCTGCTGTCCGTCCgccaggagaggagggaggtgaaggAGCAGCTGAGGAGCGGAGCAAGTGAGGAGCCATCCCAGCGCCGCTGTCTCCGGACGTATAGATCCCGGTCTGAccttgggtgtgtgtctctgtgtgtgtgtgtgtgtgtgtgtgtgtgtgtgtgtgtgtgtgtgtgtgtgtgtctgtgtgtgtgtgtgtgtgtgtgtgtgtgtgtgtgtgtgtgtgtgtgtgtgtgtgtgtgtgtgtgcgtgcgtgtgtgtgtgtgtgtgtacagacctCCGGGGGGAGCAGCGCCTGGCCCAGCTGGAGGTGGtctgtaaagagagagaagaagagagggtggAGCTAGAGCTCAGACTGACGGAGGTGAAGGAGAACCTAAAGAAGTCATTGGCTGGCGGGGCACTAGGCCCGCCCACTGACAGCAGGAACAGCATCAAGGTGAGCCACTGGGACCAGACCagctctgtggtgtgtgtggctaCGCTCTCCGATAATATTGATGGGGGATGAATTATGCATGAAGGAGCCCCAGACAAATAGCCTCTCCTTTTTTCCATTATCGCTCCTATTAATCTTCTCATTATAAATTTAGCTTCAGCATGCACAGTGCACTCTAAACATAATGTAACCATGGTTATTAATTCAACTGTTATCATTCTATTATCTATTCTCGATCCACACTGTCACGGCACCATAATGCTGAAGATACCTGAAGATCGATCCTAATACTATAAAGGAAAGTAGCCATTGAGGTTCCTCTGCTCGGATTTAGAAGAAGTTTGTggtagagcccgaccgataaaggatttttaaggccgatacgaTACATAAAAAAGAAATTCCAGAAACGCCTAACAAAACATAAAgagatttccctaacattggttattttattaattatgagGCCTCGCTAAAATAATAAGGTAttgcagtttaaaaataaactttattgtattgttttattgtcacaACAGAAAAGAACATCAAAATATATTAAAGTTCTGGTAAATAAAATgtctaaaaatacaaacttaagaTATGACACACAAAgtcctttgaacaaaaacacaataacccaaaaaataatatatatatattttttaaaatataaattaatctgtCATTATAAATGCCGATGCCGATAGTTTGGAAAACGCCTAATATCGGCCGGTAATATCGGCCCGCCGATAAATGGGTCGGCCTCTAGTTTGTGGTCAACAGTTTGGTCGTCTCTGATGTTTCCTCAGCCTCAtgagtgtgttcatgtgtgtgcgtatgcgtgtgtgtgtgtgtgtgtgtgtgtgtgtgtgtgtgtgtgtgtgtgtgtgtgtgtgtgtgtgtgtgtgtgtgtgtgtgtgtgtgtgtgtgtgtgtgtgtgtgtgtgtgtgtgtgtataggcccAGGGCAGGAAGGTAGAGAAGGTCTACACTGAGAGCGTTCCCGTCAACTCAGCCTCCGAGCTCCGCAAGCGGCCCCCGTCCTGCTATGCCACGTCCGGCCGCGGCACCGTCATGCAGAAGG
The Gadus morhua chromosome 7, gadMor3.0, whole genome shotgun sequence DNA segment above includes these coding regions:
- the LOC115546923 gene encoding actin filament-associated protein 1-like 1; amino-acid sequence: MESKRQNVAVERLVSELGLLLKMLDTEKVSPATADKMVSVRSILETVQPTGNGSDLYMNSCLYGNGTSFVESLFDDFDCDLHMLSASPVEQKEEEKTILIKSIPTSTPPPRLTTPPPRLTTPPPRPVTPPPRLTTLPPRPATPVADDYYEEAVPPEQYLGPGTHSSGYCVEDAYYEDADDNYPSTRLNGPPKNSYNDSDAVSSSYESYEEEDEEAKGRDQAGTWAAEDPSNGSVRDCRICAFLLRKKRFGQWTKQLAVVRDNKLQCYKSIKDSTPNTELPLNLCNVIYVPKEGRKKRHELRFSLPGGEALVLAVQSKEQAQRWLKVVQDASSVNSNTESHEGAPSPIIQRKMELDKMRVTDKGASDSDSGPPGDPLAPGRDGDTLGRGKRGPLSELTGSMKKINRIISFSKRKPPLPGDPPSSSDNQDNTCTGYLSVCLGGAWKERWCVLRGGTLYLQRDPGDTRPPVIAVPLVGAEVVPGGLGPKHPFSFRVLQAGKELLALEASCWEDLGRWLGVLLAKTGCSTLPEELHYDYIDVETLSDIQHAARNSFQWAKTGTISSSSNSVDSRMYDEVYESILDGAVEAKPGQVRRHASFSSRGSDRTEQQAAVKRHASNVNQYGRYGKTRAEEDARRYLRQKEELEEEKEQLKHTLLSVRQERREVKEQLRSGANLRGEQRLAQLEVVCKEREEERVELELRLTEVKENLKKSLAGGALGPPTDSRNSIKAQGRKVEKVYTESVPVNSASELRKRPPSCYATSGRGTVMQKAKAWESKQVV